The following coding sequences are from one Prochlorococcus marinus CUG1438 window:
- a CDS encoding amidohydrolase codes for MNIDQLFRKVDSFNDELINLRRYIHAHPELSGCENQTAILITGYLKNIGWNVRESVGKTGVIADFGPLDKGIIGLRVDMDALPILEETKLSFSSKVDGVMHACGHDLHISIGLGVAKIIKDLKLNFGVRIIFQPAEEIASGARWMIKDGATNGLTHILGVHVYPDLSVGTIGIKEGSLTAAAGEFKVEIIGKSGHGARPHEGVDAIWVASKVISGIQESITRKLDPLDPVVITFGKINGGNAFNVLAEKVNLIGTVRCTNLKLFKNIGNWLNENISSIANSCGADAKVIFREIAPPVNNNSEINRVFRDSGIKVLGQENVIELQKPSLGAEDFAEFLNEIPGAMFRLGVSGSNGCAPLHSSKFDPDERAIAIGIKVITASIVKLNNEKVNTVNK; via the coding sequence ATGAATATAGATCAGTTGTTTAGAAAAGTTGATTCCTTTAATGATGAATTAATTAATTTAAGAAGATATATCCACGCACATCCGGAATTAAGTGGATGTGAAAATCAAACGGCGATTTTGATAACTGGTTATTTAAAGAATATTGGTTGGAATGTCAGAGAGTCTGTTGGTAAGACAGGAGTTATAGCTGATTTTGGCCCTTTAGATAAAGGTATCATAGGCTTAAGAGTTGATATGGATGCTTTACCAATACTTGAGGAAACTAAATTAAGCTTTTCTTCGAAAGTAGATGGTGTCATGCATGCGTGTGGACACGACTTGCATATATCGATTGGGCTTGGAGTCGCAAAAATTATAAAAGATCTAAAACTTAATTTTGGTGTTAGGATTATTTTTCAGCCTGCTGAAGAAATTGCAAGCGGAGCTAGATGGATGATTAAGGATGGTGCAACCAATGGTTTAACCCATATTTTAGGGGTACATGTCTACCCAGATTTATCTGTAGGGACTATTGGGATTAAGGAGGGAAGTTTAACTGCAGCTGCTGGAGAGTTCAAAGTAGAAATCATAGGAAAGTCAGGACATGGTGCTAGACCGCATGAAGGAGTCGATGCTATTTGGGTAGCCTCTAAAGTTATTTCGGGAATTCAAGAATCAATAACACGGAAGTTAGATCCTCTAGATCCTGTAGTAATAACTTTTGGTAAAATAAATGGTGGAAATGCATTCAATGTTCTTGCAGAAAAGGTTAATTTAATTGGTACAGTTAGATGTACCAATCTTAAATTATTTAAAAATATTGGTAATTGGCTCAATGAAAATATTTCTTCTATAGCAAATAGTTGCGGAGCTGATGCAAAAGTAATATTTAGAGAAATTGCTCCACCAGTTAATAATAATTCTGAAATTAATAGAGTTTTTAGAGATTCGGGAATTAAGGTGTTAGGGCAAGAAAATGTTATTGAATTGCAAAAACCGTCACTAGGCGCAGAAGATTTTGCTGAGTTCTTGAATGAGATACCTGGAGCTATGTTTAGGCTTGGTGTTTCTGGTTCAAATGGATGCGCTCCACTACATAGTTCTAAATTTGATCCGGATGAAAGAGCTATCGCTATTGGAATTAAGGTGATAACTGCATCCATAGTAAAATTGAATAATGAAAAGGTTAATACAGTAAATAAATGA
- a CDS encoding tetratricopeptide repeat protein → MTTFKKVKVCFLLLFVFISICYVSPCYSLSFREDLFKNALDLSASGKFNLALQEWNNYLDSYPDDAAGFSNRGNVRLVIGDVEGSIDDQNKAISLNPNEIDPYINRGIAEEAMGLWSEARKDYMFVISQDSKNFSALYNLANVEGSTSQWEKARDLFSKAALYNPGFAMARSSMALADLQLGNIDASEKELKNLIRRYPTFADARAALTALNWSKGESGKAESNWIAVTELDSRYSDEEWLKRIRRWPPIPIKDLMNFIDLK, encoded by the coding sequence ATGACAACTTTTAAAAAAGTTAAAGTTTGTTTTTTATTACTTTTTGTTTTTATAAGTATTTGTTATGTTTCGCCATGCTATTCATTATCTTTCAGGGAGGATTTGTTTAAAAATGCATTAGATTTAAGTGCAAGTGGAAAATTTAATCTCGCCTTACAAGAATGGAATAACTATCTTGATTCCTACCCTGATGATGCTGCCGGTTTCAGTAATAGAGGAAACGTTAGACTTGTCATAGGAGATGTGGAGGGATCAATAGATGATCAAAATAAGGCAATAAGTTTAAATCCAAATGAAATAGACCCTTATATTAATAGAGGCATAGCAGAGGAAGCAATGGGATTATGGTCAGAAGCGAGAAAAGATTATATGTTTGTTATTTCTCAAGATAGTAAAAATTTTTCTGCATTATATAATTTGGCTAATGTTGAAGGTTCTACATCACAATGGGAAAAAGCACGAGATTTATTTTCAAAAGCTGCTTTATATAATCCTGGTTTTGCAATGGCTAGGTCGAGTATGGCTTTAGCAGATTTACAGTTGGGAAATATTGATGCATCTGAAAAGGAATTAAAAAACTTAATTAGACGTTATCCAACTTTTGCAGATGCTAGGGCCGCTTTAACAGCTTTGAATTGGTCTAAAGGTGAATCTGGCAAAGCAGAGAGTAATTGGATAGCAGTGACTGAACTAGATTCTAGATATAGTGATGAAGAATGGTTAAAAAGAATCAGAAGATGGCCCCCAATACCGATTAAAGATTTAATGAACTTTATCGATTTAAAATAA
- the ruvB gene encoding Holliday junction branch migration DNA helicase RuvB — translation MAIISSNIGDNDSSPRKKELRLVNSKVIPEEKRKNNLNLARPCNLKQFIGQEQLKSSLRIAINAAIYRKEPLEHILLYGQPGLGKTTLALLIAQEMNTKCRIATAPSIERPRDIVGLLLGLKEGEVLFIDEIHRLNRLTEELLYSAMEDFRLDLTMGANRGTRCRTINLPKFTLIGATTKLASISAPLRDRFGISQKIEFYTYDELKQIIVNFARLINLNLDDEASYNLAKISRGTPRIALRLLRRVRDYAQVVKKTNSISVNLIKKALNSYQIDEKGLDSLDRQYLFFLNQNNNVPTGLDSIAARLGDESSMIEFVVEPYLIQIGFLERTPRGRLLTLLGKKYIDSYNDNF, via the coding sequence ATGGCAATAATTTCCTCCAATATAGGCGATAATGATTCTTCTCCACGTAAAAAAGAACTAAGGTTAGTTAATTCAAAGGTCATTCCAGAAGAAAAAAGAAAAAATAATCTGAACTTAGCTCGACCTTGCAATTTAAAACAATTTATTGGTCAAGAACAACTTAAGTCGTCGTTAAGAATTGCTATAAATGCTGCAATTTATAGAAAAGAACCTTTGGAGCATATTCTTTTATATGGGCAACCTGGTTTAGGTAAAACCACCCTAGCTTTGTTGATAGCTCAAGAAATGAATACGAAATGTAGGATAGCAACTGCACCCTCGATTGAAAGACCTAGAGATATTGTGGGGTTGCTGCTTGGATTAAAAGAAGGTGAAGTTTTATTTATCGATGAGATACATCGCTTAAATAGGTTAACTGAAGAGTTGTTATATTCTGCAATGGAGGATTTTAGACTAGATTTAACTATGGGAGCTAATAGAGGAACACGTTGTAGAACAATTAATCTTCCAAAGTTTACTCTTATTGGGGCGACGACTAAATTAGCCTCAATTAGTGCCCCACTAAGAGATAGATTTGGTATATCCCAGAAAATTGAATTTTATACATACGATGAATTAAAACAAATTATTGTTAATTTCGCCCGATTAATAAATCTTAATTTAGATGATGAAGCATCATATAATTTAGCAAAGATATCTCGAGGTACTCCAAGAATTGCTTTGAGATTATTGAGACGAGTTAGAGATTATGCTCAAGTTGTCAAAAAAACTAATTCCATTTCTGTGAATTTAATAAAAAAAGCTTTAAATTCATATCAAATAGACGAAAAAGGATTGGATTCTTTAGATAGACAATATTTATTTTTTTTAAACCAAAATAATAATGTCCCAACTGGCCTCGATTCAATTGCAGCTAGATTAGGTGATGAATCTTCAATGATAGAATTTGTGGTTGAGCCATATCTTATTCAAATTGGTTTCCTTGAGAGAACTCCAAGAGGAAGATTGCTTACTCTTTTAGGGAAAAAGTACATTGATTCATATAATGACAACTTTTAA
- the smpB gene encoding SsrA-binding protein SmpB, whose protein sequence is MPKNSNKNQKIINKESNFKRLAENRYAKFQYAISETIEAGIELLGTEVKSIRDGKANLRDGYCSFRDGEILLLNVHISPHKNVGSYFNHDPLRNRKLLLHKKEIIKLKSNTEKKGMTIVPLSLYLKGSWIKLTIGVGKGKKLHDKRQDEKQKSIKKEINSALKR, encoded by the coding sequence ATGCCAAAAAATTCAAACAAAAATCAAAAAATTATTAACAAAGAAAGTAATTTTAAACGTCTAGCTGAAAATAGATATGCAAAGTTTCAATATGCAATATCTGAAACAATCGAAGCTGGAATTGAACTTTTGGGGACTGAAGTGAAGTCTATTAGAGACGGAAAAGCAAATTTAAGAGATGGGTACTGTTCATTCAGAGATGGTGAAATTTTATTATTAAATGTTCACATTTCACCACACAAAAATGTGGGTTCTTATTTTAATCATGATCCATTACGCAATAGAAAGTTATTACTACACAAGAAAGAAATAATAAAACTTAAATCCAATACTGAAAAAAAAGGAATGACTATTGTTCCGTTATCTCTTTATTTAAAGGGGTCATGGATAAAACTAACTATTGGAGTTGGTAAAGGGAAAAAATTACATGACAAACGACAAGATGAAAAACAAAAAAGCATAAAAAAAGAAATCAACTCTGCACTAAAAAGATAA
- a CDS encoding DUF3188 domain-containing protein — protein MKINKRFFLSLVSPFMIFISVIGIVMRDNSRKIFYLPIGLMGISIILEKDVSRRWDRKNILKKIKSYRKVE, from the coding sequence ATGAAAATTAATAAAAGATTTTTTCTATCTCTTGTGTCCCCTTTTATGATCTTTATATCAGTAATTGGGATAGTAATGAGGGATAATTCCAGAAAGATTTTTTATTTACCTATCGGCTTAATGGGGATTTCTATTATTTTGGAGAAAGATGTAAGTAGAAGATGGGATAGGAAAAACATCTTAAAAAAAATAAAATCTTATCGAAAAGTTGAATAA